TAATACCCTAGGCCCAGCAACCTCTCCAGATTTTGTAACGTGCCCTACTAAAAAAACTGCTATTTCGTTTTGCTTAGCTACCTGAGTAATATAGGCCGAAGATTCTCTAACTTGGGAAACACCTCCAACCATTGACTGAAGCTCTGGATTATATATAGTCTGAATTGAATCTATAACAACAACTTCAGGCCTCTCAGTAACTAAATAATTAGCTATTATTTCAACATTAGTTTCGCACATAACAAGTAAATTATCTGAAGGAAGCTTAAGTCTCCTAGCTCTTAAAGCTATTTGCTCCAAAGATTCCTCACCACTTACATAAAGTACTTTTTTTTCTTGAGATAAATGAGCCATCACTTGTAGTAATATAGATGATTTGCCTATTCCTGGATCACCTCCCACCAAAGATACAGAGCCTCTAACGATCCCACCACCTAGAACTCTATCAAATTCTTTAATATGAGTAAGAATTCTAGATTTGTTTTCATTTGTGATCTTATCTAAAGTTACTGCTTTTGAAATATTTCCAGAAAACCCTTTTCGGGAAACACTATTAGATTTATTCTCTTTTACCTGAATTTCTTCAACTAAAGTATTCCACTCCCCACAATTATGGCATTGACCTTGCCACCTAGGAGAATCCATACCACAATTTTGACATATAAAGACTATCTTTTGTTTAGCCATTTATTGCTTCTTCCCTTTATATCCCAATAAATATCTAGAAATTACTTTTTCTGTTTCTGATGCATTAGGACCTATAAGCTGAACCCAATATTTATGAGCATCCTCATCATCTTGTTCTATAGCTCTGACACTTTTAGGAAGCACAGAAATCACTCTAGCCTCACAACCTACTTGCTCATGAAGTTCTGTTAAGGTAACAGATATTCTAACTATGCTATCTAATTCTAAAATTTTATTACTTTTTATTTCAATCCCGCCATCTTTAATAGCCTTTAAATACTTAGCATGGGCATCTTCTCTATTTTCAAAAATATAATTAACTTCTAACTGAATATCTTCTTCTTCATAGTCATATCCTGAATATCCTTCTGCGATAGAAGATTCTTCTTTTGATAAGCTATCCTCTTGTTCAGCGATTTCTTCTTGTAGCTCATTTTCTAATATTTCTTCTTCCATGAAGTCACTTTTAATATCAGATACTTCGCCTAAATCTATCTCAATAACATTTACAGGTTCATCTGTATCTTCATCACTATCAACTTCATTATTTTCTATATACTCAGGCTCCACATCTAAGTCATTTTCAAGCCCTTCTTTTTCAAGAAAATCATCATCCCTAATATCTTCTAACTTTGAATGTTTTTTCTTTGAGAGGCCTAATAAATCTTTATCTGTTGTTCCTTTCTTAGAATCTGAACTGCCCTTCTTGGATGAGCCTTGCCTTAATAAATCTAACCTACTCATTTACTTCTCTTTGTCCTTTTCACAATCTTAAAAATACAAAAAACAATGGTGGATATAAATAGCAAAATAACAAATGAAATAAATTTATGCTCTTTTATCCATTTTCCTAAATGAAAATGAGAAAAAGCTCTTAAAACTGCATGGCCAGAAAAATATCCTATTGTTATATAAATAAAAGACCACACAAAACTGCTTAGGAAATCAAAAGCAAAAAATTTTAATCTTTTAATCTTACTTATCCCTACCACAAAAATAGTGATAGTCCTTAACCCATATAAAAACCTAATGCTTAAAATAGCCCAATAATCATATTTATCTAATAACCTTAAAGATTTATTTACTTTTTCATTCCATGATGGACGTTTAAGTAATATTTTTTCTCCAGCTATTCTAGAAATAGTAAAAACTGTATTATCATGTAGCACCGCACCTAATCCTGATGCTAAAATTACTAAAGGATAATGAAGTAAGCCAACAGCTGTCGCTATCCCAACAACTATTAAGAAAATCTCACCCTCAACCATAACTCCAATAAAAACGGCTAAATATCCCCAGTGAACAATCATATCCCAGAATTCGTGGCTCATTACTTCTCCCTATCCACTTTAAAGGTTATTGTAACTTTTAGTTATTAAAAACTCATCCATTAGCACTAAAGCTAACATTGCTTCGGCAACTGGTACCCCTCTAATACCTACACAAGGATCATGACGACCTTTAGTTATTAAAGTAGTATTTTCTCCATGAATATCTATGGTTCGACCGAGCTGTAATATACTTGATGTTGGTTTAAAGGCCATTTTAACAACAATATCTTGACCAGAAGATATCCCTCCAAGGGTTCCTCCTGAGTGATTTGATAAAAATCCATCTTCCTTTGTAATTTCATCACGATGCTGACTGCCTTTCTGAGATACGACATCAAAACCATCTCCGATAGAAACTGCTTTAACTGCATTTATCGATAACATGGCATAAGCTATTATCGCATCTAATCTATCAAAAACTGGGCGACCCAAACCAGCTTCAACTCCAGTTGCAATTACTGTAACTTCTGCACCTATTGAATCGCCTTCTTTGCGAATTCTATGAATCAGCTCTTGACACTTAGGCACAGCATTTTCATCTGCTAGGAAAAAAGGGTTTTGAGATATAAAATTTCTATCTTTAAGCTCTGCCTTTACATCACCAATTTGTGAACAATAACCAAAAATATCTATACCATGGGCTTTTAATATCTTTTTAGCAATAGCTCCTGCAGCAACTCGCATAGCAGTTTCTCTAGCTGATGACCTGCCACCGCCACGATAATCTCTTATTCCATATTTTTTAAAATATGTATAATCTGCATGACCTGGTCTAAACTTATCTTTTATATCACCATAATCTTTAGATTTCTGATCTTGGTTTTTTATTACTAAGCCGATTGGTGTACCAGTAGTTTTACCCTCAAAAACTCCAGATATTATTTTAACTTCATCTGGCTCTTTTCTTTGAGTTGTATATTTTGATTGCCCTGGCTTTCTACGATCTAATTCTATTTGAATATCCTCTTCAGTAAGAGGAATGTTTGGAGGACAACCATCTATAATAGCTGCTAAAGAATCACCATGACTCTCTCCACATGTCGTAACTCTAAATAAGTTTCCAAAGGTATTACCCGACATAAGAATATATATTTAAAATATTATTAACTAATATAATAACATAAAAGAAAATTCTTTCAGATATAACACTCTACTTACTAAAATAATTAATAAATAAACTCTTATACTTAATTAGCTCTTCATAAGTTAATAAAAATACTCCATCACCACCTTCGGCAAAACTTAACCATGTGAATGGAATATCTGGACACATTTCCATTAAAGCATACTGACTATTTCCGACTTCAACGATTAATATTCCTTCTTCAGTTAGGTGCTGATCAGCCTCTAGAATAATTTTCTTTGCTAGATCTAAACCATCTTCACCAGCTTCTAATGCTAATTTAGGCTCAAAATGGTACTCTCTAGGCATAGAATCTATATCTTCTTTATCCACATACGGAGGATTAGAGATTATTACATCAAATTTTTTATTGCCAAGATTAGCAAATAAGTCAGACTTAACAGTTTTCACTCTGTCTGTAAGATTATGTTTTCTAATATTAAGCTTAGCTACGCTTAATGCATCATCAGAGATATCAACTAATGTAACATCTGCATTTTCAAATACTGTCGCACAAGCTATCCCTATGCAACCACTTCCCGTACAAAGATCTAATACTTCTGTAATCTCATCAACATCTGCGACCCATGGGGTAAAACTATTTCTTATTAACTCTGCTACTGGAGATCTTGGTATGATAACCCTCTCATCTATATCAAACTCCATATCGGCAAACCAAGCCTTTTTTAGGATATATGGTAAAGGCTTTCTCAAATAAGCTCTTTGATAAACATATTTAATTATCTTCTCTTTTTCTTCAGTAAGAAGATTGGCACCTATCATATTACTATCAATATCCGTAGAAATGTTTAAAGCAGATAACACTAAATGTATTGCTTCATCCCATGCTGTTTCAGATCCATGTCCAAAGTAAACTTTTTGTTGAGTCATCTCAGAAATAGTCCAACGGATATAATCTCTTATAGTAGTTAGATTTTTTATAATATCTTGTTTTTTTACATCACTAAACATTTATTAGCCTCTTTTCCAGATTGTACCTTTAGCAGTATCTTCCAAAACAATTCCTTGCTTTAATAAGTCATCTCTTATTTTATCTGCTTCAGCATAATCTTTATTTGCTTTAGCTTTTACTCTTTCATCAATTAAATTTTGAATTGAATCAACATCTATATTCGTAGCACTATTAAAGTACTCTTCAGCACTTGTAAATAAAATTCCTAATACATCACATAGCTTTCTCAAAAGGAAAGCATATCCTGATGCTTTATAAGCGCTTTTTGTTTTCAATACATTAATTTCTTTAGCTAAAGAAAATAATACTGCTAAAGCTTCTGGAGTATTAAAATCATTATCCATTGCTTTTATAAACTTAGCTTCATATTCTTCAGCATCATCTGGTAAATTAACCTCTACAGGTTCTATATCTCTTAACGCAGTAAACAATCTCTCTACAGATGCTTTAGCATTATCTAAGTTTTCTTTAGAATAGTTTATTTCACTTCTATAATTTGTTGATGCCAAAAAATATCTTATAACTTCAGGATGATATTCATCTAACACATCAACTATCGTAAAAAAGTTATTCAAAGATTTTGACATCTTTTCAGCATTAACTTTTACCATTCCTGAATGCATCCAGTAATTAGCAAAAGTACATTCATTACATGCTTCAGATTGGGCAATCTCATTCTCGTGGTGAGGGAATCTCAAATCTGACCCACCAGCATGAATATCAAAAGTTTTACCAAGTAATTTTTTAGACATTGCTGAACACTCTATATGCCAGCCTGGTCTACCAGCCCCCCAAGGTGAATTCCAAGCAGGTTCACCCTCTTTAGACATTTTCCAAAGAACAAAATCTAAAGGGTTTTCTTTTTCTTCAACCACATCCACTCTTGAACCTTGCTGTAAAGCCTCAAGATTTTGCTTACTTAACTTCCCATAGCCATCAAATTTGTCTACCCTATAGAAAACATCTCCATTAGTTCCCTGATACGCGTATCCCTTATCAATCAAATCACTTATCATAGCTATCATTTCTGGAATAGTCTCTGTTGCTCTAGGCTCACTAGTTGGTCTTAATATGTTTAACTTATCAAAAACATCATGCATTGCTTTTATATTTCTAGCTACAAGGTCAGTTGTTGATTCATTATTTTCATTTGCTCTTTTGATAATTTTGTCATCAATGTCTGTAATATTTCTAACTAGATTTACATCATACCCTCTATATTTGAAATACCTATTAATAACATCAAAAGCTATATATGTTCTAGCATGTCCTATATGACAATCATCATATACTGTGACACCACATGCATACATTTTTATTTTATTAGGTTCTATTGGTTTAAATTCTTCTTTTTGTCCACTAAGCGAATTGTATAAAATCATTTAAAATCTTCTCTTACTAAATAATTTAGAATAAAAATATCGTACAAGTATAACTAATTTTCAAAGCATTTAGAATTGCTAAAAAATTAATAGAATAATGGCATACTCTGTTTTTGATTACTTATAATTTGTTCTCTACATTCTTCTATATCTATTTTCTTTTGCTTTGCTATTTTCTCTAAAACCTCTAAGAGTAAATATGGCATGCCAACATCATTTTCAGGTAGTTTCTTTAGCCATGGCCAAGCTGAAGGATTATCTGTTTCTAATAAAACTCTATCTATAGGCAACAACTCTAAAATTTTTTGAATTTTCTTACTAAATAAAACCTCTAATCCAATAGTAAAATATCCTCCCAAAGCCAAATAATCAACTAACAATTCTAAAGGTCCGTTATACCAATGGATAATAAAATTGTTGTGACTATATTTTTGAAGATAATTTAAAACGTCCTTCTCTGCTCCACTAGTATGTAAGTTTAATAATTTATCTTTCATTAAAGAGCTAGAAAGAATATATTCAAAAACATCCAATTGATCATCATATGGAGAAGCATAGTCTAAGAATCTTCTATCTAAACCTATTTCACCTATCATCAAAGATTTATCTAAATACTCATCTATAATCTCTATATTTTTAGAATACTTCGATGCCTTCCATGGATGAACTCCAAATGAACTTTTTATAATATTCGGGTTTAATGATTCTAATTTCACATTCCGCAAATATGATTGAATATCCATGCTAACAGCGAAAAGTTTTATATTAAGCTTTTCACATTGATTTATAACTTTTAATAGCTGATTATCGGTATAAGCATCAACATGAATATGCGCATCTACTAACATTAGTTATTTCTCTTTTATAGAACTAGCTTTTATGTTAAAACTAATAACAAAATATTTCTAAACTTTATTTATGCATTTATTAGATTTTATTACGATGATTGTTAATCTGCTATGTACCTATTTATTAGCAAAACTTAATATCCTAGGTTGGCCTGTTGGAGTTGTTGGATTAATTCTAAGTTCAATATTATTCAGTCAAGCAGGTTTGTATAGTGATGCTATATTACAAATACTGCTAATAATATTCTTTCTTTATGGTTTTTATAACTGGTATAAGCATGGCTATAAATCAACTTTTGAAATAAAACGATTATCTTTCAAAGGATACTTCTTAACAATAACATCTGTTGCTATTGGAAGCATAATTCTTCACTCTATTTATAAATATTATGGCATTAATGTAATTTGGCTAGATACTGTTGCTAGTATTTTCTCAATTGTTACTGTTTACCTAAGCGCAAAAGAGTATATTGATAACTGGGTATGTTGGATTTTTATAGATATAACCTACTTAAGTCTATACGTTTATAAAGAAATCTATTTTGCAGCAATAACTACCGCAATATATCTAATAATTGCTATTGGGGGCTACAACTACTGGAAAGCTCAGGAGAAATCACACAAATCAAGCATCTAAATTTTTAATCTCTAGAATAACTTCTTTTGCATATTTGTTCTTTACTTTATTAACTCTCAAATCAAAAGCAGGTTGAGACCATGTATCTCCAACCTTATGAGGTACAGGTAAAACTTGCTTTAATAAGTCCTGCACAGAATCTGCCACATAATCAGAAAAATCAACTTCTGCAAGCTTTTCAATAGCATATACAGGTGCTTTTGTATTAATTAGAAATACATTACTAGATAAAGTTACCCATGGCTCTTTAACAAAATGAAATTCATCTCGCATCCTACCAATTAAAATAGTTAACAAATTATCTAATGTAATAAAACCTATCAAGTTATCTTTATTATATACAAGTGCAAAATGTGGCTTTCCTTGTCTAAACTTATTTAATAACTCTATTAATGGCGCATGATGTGAAACTTTAACGATAGGACGTAGATTTTCTTTATAAACCTGACAGTCATCGCCTTTTCCCAATGCGCATAAAATATCTTTAGTATGAAGAATACCTATAATATTTTCCTTATTTCCTTGATAAACTGGGTACCTTGTATAAAGCGATTCTTGGATAACTTTTAGCTTATCATTAATCGAAGAGTCAAAATTTAGACTAACCATTTCATCTAATGGTCTTGTAGCATCAATAGCTTGAAGTCTCGAAAATTCCATCATCCTAAGCAGCATAGCGCGATGCTCTTCCTTTAGAGGCTCTCTTAAGTGACTACTTTTTAGAATTAACTTTATTTCTTCAGCCGTATATCCATGCTCACCTTCAGGAACAATATTTAACCTAAATAGTTTAAGAAGTAAGTTAGCACTTGTATTTAATACCCAAATAAATGGAAACATTACCCAATAAAAAACATATAACGGTACTGAAGTAAAAAGTGACCATCTCTCAGCCTGACGAATAGCCATTGATTTTGGCATTAATTCACCAATAACTATATGAAGAAATGAAATAATAGAAAATCCAGCAAGGAATGATATAAATTTAACAAGCTCTCTTGATGTTATTCCAAAACCAGCTAATACTGGCTCTAATAGTTCTGCAAAAGCTGGTTCACCAACCCAACCTAAACCCAATGATGCTAAAGTAATACCTAGCTGACATGCTGAGAGATATGAGTCTAAATTATTATGAACTTTATATAATATTCTACCTTGTAATCCTTTTTTATCTTTTATAACTTCAGCTCTAGAATGCCTTAACTTTACCATTGCAAATTCTGAAACAACAAAAAAAGCATTAAGCAATACAAAGCCAAAAGCTAACAAAATAAAAAATAAATTATCGTATTCAATCATTTTATTTGTTTTTATAAGTGTTTAACGTTAATTTCTAGATTTACCAAGTATAAGTACACATAAAATAGTATTTAAGAATAACAAAATACTTGGAATCATAGAAAACATATAAATTGAAAAATCATTAGAGTCAAAGTATCTAATTATAGAAAATATTGCCACTAATAAACCAAAGCTTGAAAATGTTATTTTACCAATATGCTGTCTTAATATAACACTCCATGAGTCATCTTTCACTTGCTTCTTACATGTTGGCTTCCAGCCTTGAGGTTTTCTTAGATAGAAGTTAATCTCCGCTTTAATACCACACCAAAAGACAAATGAAGAAAGCATAAAATTTGATATATATATTTGCCAAATTTTACTAAAAACATTTCCTTTAATCTCACCATAAAAATAATACCAAACACTTAATATTATAAGTGGCAACAATGTAAGATTTATCAATATTGCTAGCCATAAATCATTCCTTGGAAAAGCTACTACTAATAACGCTAAAAATGGGAATCCTGATACAGCTATTTTAAATAAGAGGTAAAGCATATCTAGCTTTACTCTAAAAGTTACATTAGATGA
This portion of the Pseudofrancisella aestuarii genome encodes:
- the radA gene encoding DNA repair protein RadA produces the protein MAKQKIVFICQNCGMDSPRWQGQCHNCGEWNTLVEEIQVKENKSNSVSRKGFSGNISKAVTLDKITNENKSRILTHIKEFDRVLGGGIVRGSVSLVGGDPGIGKSSILLQVMAHLSQEKKVLYVSGEESLEQIALRARRLKLPSDNLLVMCETNVEIIANYLVTERPEVVVIDSIQTIYNPELQSMVGGVSQVRESSAYITQVAKQNEIAVFLVGHVTKSGEVAGPRVLEHIVDAVIFLEAQDNGRYRLMRALKNRFGAVNEIGVFAMTDMGMKEVKNPSAIFLNNGRTNLIGSAIVSVWEGTRPLLVELQSLVVDKNINQPPRRLCVGIDTNRLAMILAIIQRYMHIDLYDKDVFINVVGGIKIAETSIDLALVLIIYSSIKEIEIPKDMMIIGEVGLSGEIRPIPYGIERINEARKHGFKKIIVPKANVTKVLELEGIDLITITNLNQLKEILK
- a CDS encoding PilZ domain-containing protein codes for the protein MSRLDLLRQGSSKKGSSDSKKGTTDKDLLGLSKKKHSKLEDIRDDDFLEKEGLENDLDVEPEYIENNEVDSDEDTDEPVNVIEIDLGEVSDIKSDFMEEEILENELQEEIAEQEDSLSKEESSIAEGYSGYDYEEEDIQLEVNYIFENREDAHAKYLKAIKDGGIEIKSNKILELDSIVRISVTLTELHEQVGCEARVISVLPKSVRAIEQDDEDAHKYWVQLIGPNASETEKVISRYLLGYKGKKQ
- a CDS encoding DedA family protein, with product MSHEFWDMIVHWGYLAVFIGVMVEGEIFLIVVGIATAVGLLHYPLVILASGLGAVLHDNTVFTISRIAGEKILLKRPSWNEKVNKSLRLLDKYDYWAILSIRFLYGLRTITIFVVGISKIKRLKFFAFDFLSSFVWSFIYITIGYFSGHAVLRAFSHFHLGKWIKEHKFISFVILLFISTIVFCIFKIVKRTKRSK
- the aroC gene encoding chorismate synthase, which produces MSGNTFGNLFRVTTCGESHGDSLAAIIDGCPPNIPLTEEDIQIELDRRKPGQSKYTTQRKEPDEVKIISGVFEGKTTGTPIGLVIKNQDQKSKDYGDIKDKFRPGHADYTYFKKYGIRDYRGGGRSSARETAMRVAAGAIAKKILKAHGIDIFGYCSQIGDVKAELKDRNFISQNPFFLADENAVPKCQELIHRIRKEGDSIGAEVTVIATGVEAGLGRPVFDRLDAIIAYAMLSINAVKAVSIGDGFDVVSQKGSQHRDEITKEDGFLSNHSGGTLGGISSGQDIVVKMAFKPTSSILQLGRTIDIHGENTTLITKGRHDPCVGIRGVPVAEAMLALVLMDEFLITKSYNNL
- the prmB gene encoding 50S ribosomal protein L3 N(5)-glutamine methyltransferase encodes the protein MFSDVKKQDIIKNLTTIRDYIRWTISEMTQQKVYFGHGSETAWDEAIHLVLSALNISTDIDSNMIGANLLTEEKEKIIKYVYQRAYLRKPLPYILKKAWFADMEFDIDERVIIPRSPVAELIRNSFTPWVADVDEITEVLDLCTGSGCIGIACATVFENADVTLVDISDDALSVAKLNIRKHNLTDRVKTVKSDLFANLGNKKFDVIISNPPYVDKEDIDSMPREYHFEPKLALEAGEDGLDLAKKIILEADQHLTEEGILIVEVGNSQYALMEMCPDIPFTWLSFAEGGDGVFLLTYEELIKYKSLFINYFSK
- the cysS gene encoding cysteine--tRNA ligase; the encoded protein is MILYNSLSGQKEEFKPIEPNKIKMYACGVTVYDDCHIGHARTYIAFDVINRYFKYRGYDVNLVRNITDIDDKIIKRANENNESTTDLVARNIKAMHDVFDKLNILRPTSEPRATETIPEMIAMISDLIDKGYAYQGTNGDVFYRVDKFDGYGKLSKQNLEALQQGSRVDVVEEKENPLDFVLWKMSKEGEPAWNSPWGAGRPGWHIECSAMSKKLLGKTFDIHAGGSDLRFPHHENEIAQSEACNECTFANYWMHSGMVKVNAEKMSKSLNNFFTIVDVLDEYHPEVIRYFLASTNYRSEINYSKENLDNAKASVERLFTALRDIEPVEVNLPDDAEEYEAKFIKAMDNDFNTPEALAVLFSLAKEINVLKTKSAYKASGYAFLLRKLCDVLGILFTSAEEYFNSATNIDVDSIQNLIDERVKAKANKDYAEADKIRDDLLKQGIVLEDTAKGTIWKRG
- a CDS encoding TatD family hydrolase translates to MLVDAHIHVDAYTDNQLLKVINQCEKLNIKLFAVSMDIQSYLRNVKLESLNPNIIKSSFGVHPWKASKYSKNIEIIDEYLDKSLMIGEIGLDRRFLDYASPYDDQLDVFEYILSSSLMKDKLLNLHTSGAEKDVLNYLQKYSHNNFIIHWYNGPLELLVDYLALGGYFTIGLEVLFSKKIQKILELLPIDRVLLETDNPSAWPWLKKLPENDVGMPYLLLEVLEKIAKQKKIDIEECREQIISNQKQSMPLFY
- the pnuC gene encoding nicotinamide riboside transporter PnuC, which translates into the protein MHLLDFITMIVNLLCTYLLAKLNILGWPVGVVGLILSSILFSQAGLYSDAILQILLIIFFLYGFYNWYKHGYKSTFEIKRLSFKGYFLTITSVAIGSIILHSIYKYYGINVIWLDTVASIFSIVTVYLSAKEYIDNWVCWIFIDITYLSLYVYKEIYFAAITTAIYLIIAIGGYNYWKAQEKSHKSSI
- a CDS encoding hemolysin family protein, whose product is MIEYDNLFFILLAFGFVLLNAFFVVSEFAMVKLRHSRAEVIKDKKGLQGRILYKVHNNLDSYLSACQLGITLASLGLGWVGEPAFAELLEPVLAGFGITSRELVKFISFLAGFSIISFLHIVIGELMPKSMAIRQAERWSLFTSVPLYVFYWVMFPFIWVLNTSANLLLKLFRLNIVPEGEHGYTAEEIKLILKSSHLREPLKEEHRAMLLRMMEFSRLQAIDATRPLDEMVSLNFDSSINDKLKVIQESLYTRYPVYQGNKENIIGILHTKDILCALGKGDDCQVYKENLRPIVKVSHHAPLIELLNKFRQGKPHFALVYNKDNLIGFITLDNLLTILIGRMRDEFHFVKEPWVTLSSNVFLINTKAPVYAIEKLAEVDFSDYVADSVQDLLKQVLPVPHKVGDTWSQPAFDLRVNKVKNKYAKEVILEIKNLDA